The genomic window GCCACATTCCGCTCTCGGCAGATAGCGCCCTCTATGGCGAGTCGCTCTTTGCCATCCATGGCATCGCGACATTAGGCCATCCGTGGCCGTCTAACAGCCGCGCTTCGTATCCATGCTCCGCTTGACCGTCGGAACTTGTGCCACCCAGACCTAATATGGGGTAATCAGGATTGTATGAAATTATTTGAGTAAAGAATTTAAGAATGTTGTACTAGGTACGTTATCTGAGGTTTTCAGGATTCAGGACCTGCAGCCCCGGCGGCATAAACCTGCCATCTTTCCTGATCAGTTCCCCGTCAAAATAGACCTCTCCGCCGCCGTATTCCGGTCTCTGGATGCATACCAGATCCCAATGGACTGCGGACTGGTTGCCATTGTCGCATTCGTCATAGGCCGAACCTGGTGTGAAATGAAAACTTCCGTCGATCTTCTCATCAAACAATGTATCTTTCATCGGCTTCTGAATGTACGGGTTAAAGCCGAACGAAAACTCACCGATATACCTCGCGCCTTCATCGGTATCGAGAATTTTATTAATTCTTTCGGTATCGTTGGCTGAAGCCTTGATAATTTTGCCGTCTTTGAATTCCAGTACGATTGATTCATACGTAAATCCCTGATAAACAGCCGGGGTGTTATAGGCGATGATACCGTTGACCGAATCTCTGACCGGCGCTGTGAAGAGCTCGCCGTCAGGGATATTCATCTTGCCGTCGCACTTAATCGCTGGCAGCCCCTTGATGGAAAACGAAAGATCCGTTCCGGGCCCTGTGATCCTTACCATGTTGGTCTTTTCCATCCGTTCTTTCAGCGGATCCATCGCTCTGGACATTTTGGAATAATCCAGATTGCAGACTTTAAAGTAAAAATCTTCAAAAGCTTCCGTACTCATCTCAGCAAGCTGCGCCATCGACGGATTCGGA from Dehalobacter sp. includes these protein-coding regions:
- a CDS encoding aminopeptidase produces the protein MNDQRIDVLAQNLIHYSVELKEGERILIELSGLEVPLARALVREAYEAGAQPFLNITHHTLQREILKGLSVNQAQSQAKWEVARMKDMQAYIGIRSGENINELADVPADKMQIYMSHYSKPLHSEQRVKHTRWCVLRYPNPSMAQLAEMSTEAFEDFYFKVCNLDYSKMSRAMDPLKERMEKTNMVRITGPGTDLSFSIKGLPAIKCDGKMNIPDGELFTAPVRDSVNGIIAYNTPAVYQGFTYESIVLEFKDGKIIKASANDTERINKILDTDEGARYIGEFSFGFNPYIQKPMKDTLFDEKIDGSFHFTPGSAYDECDNGNQSAVHWDLVCIQRPEYGGGEVYFDGELIRKDGRFMPPGLQVLNPENLR